CGTCATAGCCGGGATATTCGTCGGCGAAAAAGAGATGGCCGGTGGTTTCCCCGCCCAGCGGGCTGCCAATCTGCTTCATTCTGGACTTGATATGACTGTGGCCGGTTTTCCACATGTCGGGTCGGCCACCTAGCGCGGCGACGTGGTCGAAGACGGCCTGGCTGGTCTTCACATCCGCCACGATCCGCGCGCCCGGGCGGTTTTTCAGGACCGTCGTGGCGAAGAGGCCCAGCAATTGGTCGCCCGCGATCGTGCGTCCCAGACCGTCGATCACGCCAATCCGGTCGCCGTCGCCATCGAAAGCCACACCGAAATCGAGCTGCTTGGTGCGGACGAGCGCGCGCAGGTCGGCCAGATTGCGATCCTGTGAGGGATCGGGATGATGATGCGGGAAATGACCGTCTATATCGGTGAAGAGCAGATGATGCTCACCGGGGAGGCGCTGCGTCAGCTTCTCCACGATCGTGCCGGCGGCGCCATTGCCCGCGTCCCAGCCGATGCGGCAGGCGGGACCGTCGAAACCCTGCATCAGCCGCGCGACATAGGCGTCCATGATATCGACCGTTTCGACCCGGCCGCTACCCGTTTCCCAATCACCCGCCGCCGCCATCGTGCCCAGGCGCTGGATATCCGCGCCGAAGAAGGGGGCGTGGGCCTGCACCAGCTTGAAGCCGTTCTGATCGCCGGGATTATGGCTGCCGGTTACCTGAATGCCGCCGTCCACGTCGCTCGTCACTTCGGCATGATATAGCATCGGCGTCGGGCCAAGGCCGATGCGCAGCACGTCGATACCGGTTTCGGTAAGACCTGCCACCAGCGCCGATTCCAGCATCGGCGAACTCAGCCGCCCGTCATAGCCCACCGCGATGCGCCGTCCGCCCGCGCGGGCGATGACCGTGCCAAAGCTGCGCCCCAGCGCCCAGGCGTCGGCCGCATGCAGCGTATCGCCCACCCTGCCGCGCAGATCATAATCGCGCAGCAGGGTAGGATCGAAACTGTGGGTCACAGCTGTTGCTGGTCGTCGAGCAGCAGATCGCGCGCGGCGTTGATCTGCGCGGCGAGGGCTTCGGTCCCGCCCTTGTCGGGATGGACCGAAGCGATCAGCCGACGATGGGCGGCGCGGATCGTGCCCGGGTCGGCATCCGGCGCGACACCCAGCAAAGCACGCGCCCTGGCCTTCTCATCGCCACCGGATGGCGGCTGGACGGGCTTGGCAGGCCGCTTGCGCGCTTTCACCTTCGCCTTGGCATTACCCTGTTTCGCGAAGAAGAGCGCGGCACCGATCAGCAACGGCGCGCCAATCACCGGCTTGCCCTTGGCCGCCAGCACGGCACCCACCAGCGCGGCGCCCAGCGCCATACCATCCTTGGCCGTCATACGTTGCAGCTTCCCCGTCCAGATCAGCCAGATCGCGACCGCAGCGATCAGGAGTGTCAGCATGCCCATCAGGCCGCGCCGAGCAGGTCCATCGACGCCACCCCATCGTGCGTCGGCAGGGCAAGGCCCGACACCATTTCGCGCAATTCCTGACGCGCGGCGATATGGCTGACACCCAGTTCGCCCAAATGCCCCTTATCGAGCAGGGTGAGGCCCGAGGGGAAGAGTTCGCGAAAGATGACGCGTTCCGAAAGCCCAGGAATGACGCGGAAGCCCACGCGGCGGGACAATTCCATCAGCGCGTCGCCGACGCGCTTCTTGTTGCGCGCATCATGATGCTGGACGCGGTTGCGCAGAACGACCCAGTCGATCGAGACGCCGTCGACCTTCGCCCGTTCCTTGCGCGCTTCGAAGATGAGTTCGGAATAGAAGGACAGGCGGCGGACCTTGAAGGTTTCCGGATCGACCTGTCCGATCAGGTCGAAATCGACGAAACTGTCGTTCATCGGCGTGACCAGCGTGTTGGCGTGGGGGGCGAGGTGACGCGCAAAGACGTCGTCGCGGCCGGGCGTGTCGACCACCAGGAAATCCTTGCCAGCAGCCAGAGTCACCACCTGATCGTCCAGCGCACCGATATTGTCGCCGGTGAAGACGTCGAAATCGGGCATGGGCAGCTCTATGCCGCGTCGGCGCGCGGTTTCGCGGCGGTTTTCCATGTAGCGGGTGACGGTGCGCTGGCGCGGATCGAGATCGATCATCCCCACGCTATGGCCGAGCGCGGACAGGGCGATGGCGGTGTGGACCGCCGTGGTCGACTTGCCCGTGCCGCCCTTTTCATTGGCGAAGACGATGAGATGCGGCTGCGGATTGCCCATTTGCCCCGGTTGACCCCGTTGATTGTCGCAATGTGTGTTGACGGTCGCGCTGGCGCATGCCTAGCAGAACTGCCCTATGCTTTCGCCCTTATCGGAGCCGTTCCTTCCGTGCAAACGCTGCGTGACCTGCCCGCCCTCCGTGCCGCCGTCGATCTGCTGAAAAGCGATGGAAAGCCGCTGGTATTGGTGCCCACGATGGGCGCACTACATG
This window of the Sphingobium sp. CR2-8 genome carries:
- the pgmG gene encoding phosphoglucomutase/phosphomannomutase PgmG codes for the protein MTHSFDPTLLRDYDLRGRVGDTLHAADAWALGRSFGTVIARAGGRRIAVGYDGRLSSPMLESALVAGLTETGIDVLRIGLGPTPMLYHAEVTSDVDGGIQVTGSHNPGDQNGFKLVQAHAPFFGADIQRLGTMAAAGDWETGSGRVETVDIMDAYVARLMQGFDGPACRIGWDAGNGAAGTIVEKLTQRLPGEHHLLFTDIDGHFPHHHPDPSQDRNLADLRALVRTKQLDFGVAFDGDGDRIGVIDGLGRTIAGDQLLGLFATTVLKNRPGARIVADVKTSQAVFDHVAALGGRPDMWKTGHSHIKSRMKQIGSPLGGETTGHLFFADEYPGYDDGLYAAVRLIRTVWALGTSLTALHDAMPISVITPEWRFPVAEARKFAVVDEIYARLHASGADICAIDGVRVSTADGWWLLRASNTEAALVARAEATDPQSLTRLVAQLDEQLAESGVIRAVQNE
- a CDS encoding J domain-containing protein, which produces MGMLTLLIAAVAIWLIWTGKLQRMTAKDGMALGAALVGAVLAAKGKPVIGAPLLIGAALFFAKQGNAKAKVKARKRPAKPVQPPSGGDEKARARALLGVAPDADPGTIRAAHRRLIASVHPDKGGTEALAAQINAARDLLLDDQQQL
- a CDS encoding division plane positioning ATPase MipZ, which codes for MGNPQPHLIVFANEKGGTGKSTTAVHTAIALSALGHSVGMIDLDPRQRTVTRYMENRRETARRRGIELPMPDFDVFTGDNIGALDDQVVTLAAGKDFLVVDTPGRDDVFARHLAPHANTLVTPMNDSFVDFDLIGQVDPETFKVRRLSFYSELIFEARKERAKVDGVSIDWVVLRNRVQHHDARNKKRVGDALMELSRRVGFRVIPGLSERVIFRELFPSGLTLLDKGHLGELGVSHIAARQELREMVSGLALPTHDGVASMDLLGAA